In Simplicispira sp. 125, one DNA window encodes the following:
- a CDS encoding nitronate monooxygenase family protein, translated as MSKLPPVLQKLSLPVIGSPLFIISNPQLVIEQCKAGIVGAMPSLNARPAEQLDEWLAEITETLAAWDKAHPEQPAAPFAINQIVHKSNDRLEHDMQVCAKYKVPIVITSLGAREDVNQAVHAWGGIVLHDIINNKFAHKAIEKGADGLIAVAAGAGGHAGVKSPFALVQEIRQWFDGPLALSGAIATGDAVLAAQAMGADFGYIGSAFIATEEARASDAYKQAIVDGNSDDIVYSNLFTGVHGNYLAPSIRAAGMDPDNLPESDPSKMNFGGNSTKAWKDIWGCGQGIGAVQAVTTTAALVARLRDEYKAARARLLAA; from the coding sequence ATGTCCAAACTGCCACCGGTTCTGCAAAAGCTCTCGCTGCCCGTCATTGGGTCGCCCTTGTTCATCATCAGCAACCCCCAGTTGGTGATCGAGCAATGCAAGGCCGGCATTGTGGGCGCCATGCCCTCGCTCAATGCCCGTCCTGCCGAACAGTTGGACGAATGGCTGGCCGAGATCACCGAAACCCTGGCCGCCTGGGACAAGGCGCACCCGGAGCAACCCGCAGCGCCGTTTGCCATCAACCAGATCGTGCACAAGAGCAACGACCGGCTGGAGCACGACATGCAGGTCTGCGCCAAGTACAAGGTGCCGATCGTCATCACCAGCCTGGGTGCGCGTGAAGACGTGAACCAGGCGGTGCACGCCTGGGGTGGCATCGTGCTGCACGACATCATCAACAACAAGTTTGCGCACAAGGCCATCGAGAAGGGGGCCGATGGCCTGATCGCAGTGGCAGCAGGCGCAGGTGGCCATGCCGGGGTGAAGAGCCCCTTTGCCCTGGTGCAGGAAATCCGCCAGTGGTTCGACGGCCCGCTGGCGCTCAGCGGCGCCATCGCCACGGGCGATGCTGTGCTGGCGGCACAAGCCATGGGCGCTGATTTTGGCTACATCGGCTCGGCCTTCATCGCGACGGAAGAAGCGCGCGCCAGCGATGCTTACAAGCAGGCCATCGTCGATGGGAATTCAGACGACATCGTCTACAGCAACCTGTTCACAGGCGTGCACGGCAACTACCTGGCACCGTCGATCCGAGCGGCGGGCATGGACCCTGACAATCTGCCCGAGTCCGATCCGAGCAAGATGAATTTTGGTGGCAACTCCACCAAGGCCTGGAAGGACATCTGGGGCTGCGGCCAGGGCATTGGCGCAGTGCAGGCTGTGACGACCACAGCGGCGCTGGTGGCTCGTTTGCGCGACGAATACAAGGCTGCGCGAGCGCGTTTACTGGCCGCCTGA
- the lgt gene encoding prolipoprotein diacylglyceryl transferase: protein MLTYPHIDPVALQLGPVAIHWYGLTYLAAFGLFMFLGLQRLRHEPFASITGPGAWTRKDVEDILFLGVMGVVLGGRLGYCLFYKPGYYASHPLEIFAIWQGGMSFHGGLLGVIASMLWFAHSRKRPWMQVADFVAPCVPTGLAAGRVGNFINGELWGRFSSPDLPWGMVFAQSGSLQPRHPSQIYQFLLEGLLLFVLLWLYARRERPQGQVAAAFLVGYGVLRFIAEYFREPDSFLGLLSLGMSMGQWLCLPMVLAGTGMWLYCGRRAARN, encoded by the coding sequence ATGCTGACATACCCCCACATTGATCCCGTCGCCTTGCAACTGGGCCCGGTTGCCATCCACTGGTATGGCCTGACCTATCTCGCCGCCTTCGGATTGTTTATGTTCCTCGGCCTGCAGCGCCTGCGCCATGAACCCTTTGCATCCATCACTGGCCCTGGCGCCTGGACGCGCAAAGACGTGGAGGACATTCTTTTCCTGGGCGTGATGGGCGTCGTGCTGGGCGGGCGCCTGGGCTACTGCCTGTTCTACAAGCCGGGCTATTACGCCAGCCATCCGCTGGAAATTTTCGCCATCTGGCAAGGTGGCATGAGCTTTCATGGCGGCCTGCTGGGCGTGATTGCCTCCATGCTGTGGTTTGCCCATTCACGCAAACGCCCCTGGATGCAGGTGGCGGATTTTGTGGCGCCTTGTGTACCCACGGGCCTGGCGGCGGGGCGGGTGGGCAACTTCATTAATGGGGAGCTGTGGGGGCGCTTTTCCAGCCCCGATCTGCCCTGGGGCATGGTGTTTGCGCAGAGCGGGTCCTTGCAGCCCCGGCATCCCTCGCAGATTTACCAGTTTCTGCTGGAAGGATTGCTGCTGTTCGTTCTCTTGTGGCTCTACGCCCGCCGCGAACGCCCGCAGGGCCAGGTGGCCGCCGCGTTCCTGGTGGGGTATGGCGTGCTGCGTTTCATTGCCGAGTATTTCCGTGAACCCGACAGCTTTTTAGGGCTGTTGTCCCTGGGTATGAGCATGGGCCAGTGGCTGTGCCTGCCCATGGTCCTGGCAGGAACCGGGATGTGGCTGTATTGCGGCCGGCGTGCTGCGCGCAACTAG
- a CDS encoding FAD-binding protein, translating into MTALVIAEHDNASIKGATLNTITAAVQCGGDVHVLVAGHNAAAAAAAAAQVAGVAKVLHADSAALEQGLAENVAAQVLAVASSYSHILFPATAAGKNVAPRVAAKLDMGQISEISKVVSADTFERPIYAGNAIATVQSLDATKVITVRTTGFDAAAATGGSASVESLAAVADSGKSSFVGREIAKNDRPELTAAKIIVSGGRALGSKEKFDEVMTPLADKLGAAIGASRAAVDAGYAPNDLQVGQTGKIVAPQLYIAAGISGAIQHLAGMKDSKVIVAINKDPEAPIFSVADYGLEADLFTAVPELVKAL; encoded by the coding sequence ATGACCGCACTCGTTATCGCAGAACACGACAACGCCAGCATCAAGGGCGCCACGCTCAACACCATCACTGCCGCTGTGCAGTGCGGTGGTGACGTGCATGTGCTTGTGGCCGGACACAACGCCGCCGCCGCCGCCGCCGCCGCCGCCCAGGTGGCTGGCGTCGCCAAGGTGCTGCACGCCGACAGCGCAGCCCTCGAACAGGGCCTGGCCGAGAACGTTGCCGCCCAGGTGCTGGCCGTTGCCAGCAGCTACAGCCACATCCTGTTCCCCGCCACCGCGGCTGGCAAGAACGTAGCCCCGCGCGTGGCCGCCAAGCTCGACATGGGCCAGATCAGCGAAATCAGCAAGGTGGTCAGCGCCGACACGTTCGAGCGCCCCATCTACGCCGGTAACGCCATTGCCACCGTGCAGAGCCTTGACGCCACCAAGGTCATCACCGTGCGCACGACCGGTTTCGACGCCGCTGCTGCCACCGGTGGCAGCGCCTCCGTGGAGAGCCTGGCCGCTGTCGCCGACTCCGGCAAGAGCAGCTTCGTGGGCCGCGAAATAGCCAAGAACGATCGCCCAGAACTGACCGCAGCCAAGATCATCGTCTCGGGTGGCCGGGCACTGGGCAGCAAGGAAAAGTTCGACGAAGTCATGACTCCGCTGGCCGACAAGCTGGGCGCTGCCATTGGTGCCAGCCGTGCTGCAGTGGATGCAGGCTACGCCCCCAACGACCTGCAAGTGGGGCAAACCGGCAAGATCGTGGCGCCGCAGCTCTACATTGCCGCAGGCATCTCGGGCGCCATCCAGCACCTGGCCGGCATGAAGGACTCCAAGGTGATCGTGGCGATCAACAAGGATCCCGAAGCGCCGATCTTCAGCGTGGCCGACTACGGCCTGGAAGCCGACCTGTTCACGGCCGTGCCGGAACTGGTCAAGGCCCTGTAA
- the acs gene encoding acetate--CoA ligase, translating to MSAPSNAIESTLVENRVFPPADATVQAARVSGMPAYEALCAEAEADYEGFWARLGREHLQWTKPFTQTLDESNAPFYQWYADGELNASANCLDRHMGTPAENKTAIIFEADDGSVTRVTYKELLVRVSRFANALAALGVGKGDRVLIYMPMTIEGVVAMQACARLGAIHSVVFGGFSAKAVHERVIDVGASVVITANAQLRGGKELPLKAIIDEALAMGNCENVRNVLVFERTKTACNMVAGRDLTFSQAMEGQSDICEPVAVGAEHPLFILYTSGSTGKPKGVQHSTAGYLMWAKATMEWTFDIQPSDVFWCTADIGWITGHTYVTYGPLAAGATQIIFEGIPTYPNAGRFWQMIERHKCTVFYTAPTAIRSLIKSADADPAVHPARSDLSSLRILGSVGEPINPEAWMWYYKNVGGERCPVVDTFWQTENGGHVITPLPGATPLVPGSCTLPLPGIMAAIVDETGNDIPNGSGGMLVIKRPWPSMIRTIWGDPERFKKSYFPDEMGGTTYLAGDGAVRSADRGYFRITGRIDDVLNVSGHRMGTMEIESALVAKTDLVAEAAVVGRPDDVTGEAICAFVVLKRSRPTGEEAKQIAKELRDWVAKEIGPIAKPKDIRFGDNLPKTRSGKIMRRLLRSIAKGEAITQDTSTLENPAILDQLAETN from the coding sequence ATGAGCGCGCCATCGAATGCCATTGAATCCACTCTGGTGGAAAACCGCGTTTTCCCACCTGCGGACGCCACCGTGCAGGCCGCCCGCGTTTCCGGTATGCCTGCCTACGAGGCCCTGTGCGCCGAAGCCGAAGCGGACTACGAGGGCTTCTGGGCGCGCCTGGGCCGCGAGCACCTGCAGTGGACCAAGCCGTTCACGCAGACCCTGGACGAATCCAATGCGCCGTTTTACCAGTGGTATGCAGACGGCGAGCTCAATGCCTCGGCCAACTGCCTCGATCGCCACATGGGCACGCCCGCCGAGAACAAGACCGCCATCATCTTCGAGGCCGATGACGGCTCGGTGACCCGTGTCACCTACAAGGAGCTGCTGGTGCGGGTCAGCCGCTTCGCCAATGCACTCGCTGCGCTGGGCGTGGGCAAGGGCGATCGCGTGCTGATCTACATGCCCATGACCATCGAAGGCGTGGTGGCCATGCAGGCCTGTGCGCGCCTTGGCGCCATCCACAGCGTGGTGTTTGGCGGTTTCTCGGCCAAGGCTGTGCATGAGCGCGTCATTGACGTGGGCGCCAGTGTCGTCATTACCGCCAACGCCCAACTGCGCGGCGGCAAGGAGTTGCCCCTCAAGGCCATCATCGACGAAGCCCTGGCCATGGGCAATTGCGAGAACGTGCGCAACGTGCTGGTGTTCGAGCGCACCAAGACGGCCTGCAACATGGTGGCCGGGCGCGACCTCACTTTCAGCCAGGCGATGGAAGGCCAGTCCGACATTTGCGAGCCGGTCGCCGTGGGCGCCGAACATCCGCTGTTTATCCTCTACACCTCGGGCTCGACGGGCAAGCCCAAGGGTGTGCAGCACAGCACCGCGGGCTACTTGATGTGGGCCAAGGCCACCATGGAGTGGACCTTCGATATCCAGCCCAGCGACGTGTTCTGGTGCACGGCCGACATCGGCTGGATCACTGGCCATACCTATGTCACCTACGGCCCCTTGGCTGCAGGGGCTACGCAGATCATTTTTGAGGGCATCCCCACCTACCCGAACGCTGGTCGCTTCTGGCAGATGATTGAGCGCCACAAGTGCACGGTGTTCTACACAGCCCCCACAGCGATCCGCTCGCTCATCAAGTCGGCCGATGCTGATCCCGCGGTGCATCCTGCGCGTTCGGATCTGTCGAGCCTGCGCATCCTGGGTAGCGTGGGCGAGCCTATCAATCCCGAAGCCTGGATGTGGTACTACAAAAACGTCGGTGGCGAGCGTTGCCCCGTGGTGGACACGTTCTGGCAGACCGAAAACGGTGGCCATGTCATCACTCCGCTGCCTGGCGCGACGCCGCTGGTGCCCGGCAGCTGCACGCTACCCTTGCCCGGCATCATGGCCGCCATCGTGGACGAAACGGGCAATGACATTCCTAATGGCTCGGGTGGCATGCTGGTCATCAAGCGCCCCTGGCCCAGCATGATCCGCACGATCTGGGGTGACCCGGAGCGCTTCAAGAAGAGCTATTTTCCCGATGAGATGGGTGGCACGACGTACCTCGCTGGCGATGGCGCGGTGCGCAGCGCTGATCGTGGCTACTTCCGCATCACGGGCCGCATCGACGACGTGCTCAACGTCTCGGGCCACCGTATGGGCACCATGGAAATCGAATCGGCCCTGGTAGCAAAGACGGATCTGGTGGCAGAAGCCGCTGTGGTGGGGCGCCCCGACGATGTGACGGGCGAAGCCATCTGCGCCTTCGTGGTGCTCAAGCGCAGCCGCCCCACGGGCGAGGAAGCCAAGCAGATCGCCAAGGAGTTGCGCGACTGGGTGGCCAAGGAAATCGGCCCCATCGCCAAGCCCAAGGACATCCGCTTCGGCGACAACCTGCCCAAGACCCGCAGCGGCAAGATCATGCGCCGCTTGCTGCGCTCCATCGCCAAGGGCGAAGCCATCACCCAAGACACAAGTACGTTGGAGAATCCGGCGATTCTTGATCAATTGGCTGAAACCAATTGA
- a CDS encoding c-type cytochrome: MKRTLITLAMTLAVAAPALADEALAKSKNCMACHAVDKKLVGPAYKEVAKKYAGQKDAEATLITHVMKGSKGVWGPVPMPANAQVNEAEAKKLVDWVLSLK; encoded by the coding sequence ATGAAGCGCACCCTGATTACCCTCGCTATGACGCTGGCTGTTGCCGCTCCTGCCTTGGCCGATGAGGCGCTGGCCAAGTCCAAGAACTGCATGGCCTGCCACGCAGTGGACAAGAAGCTCGTGGGCCCTGCCTACAAGGAAGTGGCAAAAAAGTATGCTGGCCAGAAAGACGCTGAAGCGACCCTGATCACCCACGTCATGAAGGGCAGCAAAGGCGTGTGGGGCCCAGTGCCCATGCCCGCTAACGCCCAGGTCAACGAAGCCGAAGCCAAGAAGCTGGTCGACTGGGTTCTGTCGCTCAAGTAA
- a CDS encoding acyl-CoA dehydrogenase, translated as MSYTAPVKDMLFNMQHLAHIEQVAQIPGFEDAGLDTATAVLEECAKFTEGVLAPLNFEGDKNPSSWKDGVVTATPGFKDAFRQLTEGGWQGLQHPQDFGGQGLPKTIGAACMEMLNSANMSFALCPLLTDGAIEALLTAGSDELKAIYLEKLISGQWTGTMNLTEPQAGSDLALVRTKAEPQPDGTYKVFGTKIFITWGEHDMAENIVHLVLARVQGAPEGVKGISLFVVPKFLVNKDGSLGARNDAHCVSIEHKLGIKASPTAVLQFGDHGGAVGYLVGQENRGLEYMFIMMNAARYGVGIQGIAIAERAYQKAVQYAKDRVQSRPVDGSINASAAIIHHPDVKRMLMTMRATTEGCRAMASTAAAAYDAAHHHPDAEVRKENATFYEFMVPLVKGYSTEMSIEVASLGVQVHGGMGFIEETGAAQYYRDAKILTIYEGTTAIQANDLVGRKTARDGGQTARGVAAQIAQTESELQASGTPAALAMASRLGAARKAFLDVVDFVCGGAKASPNAVFAGSVPYLMLAGNLVAGWQMARALLVAQELLHKGQDEAFMRAKIATAQFYAEHILVKAAGLRDSIVEGADSVTALALDSF; from the coding sequence ATGAGCTACACCGCCCCCGTCAAGGACATGCTGTTCAACATGCAGCACCTGGCCCACATCGAACAGGTCGCACAGATTCCAGGCTTTGAGGACGCAGGCCTGGACACGGCCACCGCCGTGCTCGAGGAGTGCGCCAAGTTCACCGAGGGTGTGCTGGCACCGCTGAATTTCGAGGGGGACAAGAATCCCTCGTCCTGGAAGGACGGCGTTGTGACAGCCACGCCTGGCTTCAAGGATGCCTTCCGTCAGCTCACCGAAGGTGGCTGGCAGGGTCTGCAGCATCCACAGGACTTTGGTGGCCAGGGCCTGCCCAAGACCATTGGCGCAGCCTGCATGGAGATGCTCAACAGCGCCAACATGAGCTTTGCGTTGTGTCCGCTGCTGACCGACGGCGCCATCGAAGCGTTGTTGACAGCTGGCAGCGACGAGCTCAAGGCCATCTATCTGGAAAAACTCATTTCCGGCCAATGGACCGGCACCATGAATCTGACCGAGCCGCAGGCCGGCTCTGACCTGGCGCTGGTGCGCACCAAGGCCGAGCCGCAGCCCGACGGCACCTACAAGGTCTTCGGCACCAAGATTTTCATCACCTGGGGCGAGCACGACATGGCCGAGAACATCGTCCACCTCGTGCTGGCCCGTGTGCAGGGCGCGCCCGAGGGCGTCAAGGGCATCAGCCTGTTTGTTGTGCCCAAGTTCCTGGTGAACAAGGACGGCAGCCTGGGCGCGCGCAACGACGCGCACTGCGTCAGCATCGAGCACAAGCTGGGCATCAAGGCCAGTCCCACGGCCGTGCTGCAGTTTGGCGACCACGGCGGCGCCGTGGGCTACCTCGTGGGCCAGGAAAACCGTGGCCTCGAGTACATGTTCATCATGATGAACGCCGCCCGCTATGGCGTCGGTATCCAGGGCATCGCCATCGCCGAGCGCGCCTACCAGAAGGCCGTGCAGTACGCTAAGGACCGCGTGCAGAGCCGCCCCGTGGACGGCAGCATCAACGCCAGCGCGGCCATCATCCACCACCCCGACGTCAAGCGCATGCTCATGACCATGCGCGCCACCACCGAAGGCTGCCGCGCCATGGCCAGCACGGCCGCTGCCGCCTACGACGCGGCGCACCACCACCCGGACGCCGAGGTGCGCAAGGAAAACGCCACGTTCTATGAATTCATGGTGCCGCTGGTCAAGGGCTATAGCACCGAGATGAGCATCGAGGTTGCAAGCCTGGGCGTGCAGGTGCACGGCGGTATGGGTTTCATTGAGGAAACCGGTGCGGCCCAGTACTACCGTGACGCAAAAATTTTGACCATCTACGAGGGTACGACCGCCATCCAGGCCAACGACCTTGTGGGCCGCAAGACGGCGCGCGACGGTGGCCAGACTGCCCGTGGCGTGGCTGCTCAGATCGCCCAGACTGAAAGCGAATTGCAGGCCAGTGGAACCCCTGCGGCCCTGGCCATGGCCAGTCGCCTGGGCGCTGCGCGCAAGGCTTTTCTGGACGTGGTGGACTTTGTTTGCGGCGGCGCCAAGGCATCGCCCAATGCGGTGTTTGCTGGTAGCGTGCCCTACCTTATGTTGGCGGGTAATTTGGTGGCGGGCTGGCAAATGGCCCGCGCGCTGCTGGTGGCGCAGGAACTGTTGCACAAGGGACAGGACGAGGCCTTTATGCGTGCCAAGATTGCCACAGCGCAGTTCTATGCAGAACACATCCTGGTCAAGGCGGCCGGTTTGCGCGACAGCATCGTTGAAGGCGCTGACAGCGTAACGGCCCTTGCGCTGGATTCGTTCTAA
- the ilvD gene encoding dihydroxy-acid dehydratase — translation MPAYRSKTSTAGRNMAGARALWRATGMKDDDFQKPIIAVVNSFTQFVPGHVHLKDMGQLVAREIEAAGGVAKEFNTIAVDDGIAMGHDGMLYSLPSRDIIADSVEYMVNAHCADAMVCISNCDKITPGMLMAAMRVNIPVVFVSGGPMEAGKVQLATPGTHSLTFKKLDLIDAMVMAADDTASDADVAEVERSACPTCGSCSGMFTANSMNCLTEALGLSLPGNGTTLATHSDREQLFKRAGRLVVDLCKRYYEQEDSSILPRSMGFKAFENAMTLDIAMGGSTNTILHILAIAQEAEIDFTMADIDRLSRVVPQLCKVAPNTDKYHIEDVHRAGGIMAILGELDRAGKLHTDTPTVYAKTLKDALDEWDIARNPSDAVKTFYMAGPGGIPTQTAFSQSTRWPSLDLDRAQGCIRSGEHAFSQEGGLAVLVGNIALKGCVVKTAGVDDALMVFEGPAHVTESQDEAVANILDDKVKAGDIVIVRYEGPKGGPGMQEMLYPTSYIKSKGLGKACALLTDGRFSGGTSGLSIGHASPEAAAGGAIGLVRNGDRIRIDIPNRSINVLVSDEELAKRRAEQDAKGWKPAQPRPRKVSAALKAYAKLVMSADKGAVRDLSLLDD, via the coding sequence ATGCCAGCCTACCGTTCCAAAACTTCCACCGCCGGACGCAACATGGCCGGTGCGCGTGCCCTGTGGCGCGCCACCGGCATGAAAGATGATGACTTCCAGAAGCCCATCATCGCGGTCGTCAATTCCTTCACACAGTTCGTGCCTGGACATGTGCACCTCAAGGACATGGGGCAACTGGTGGCGCGCGAGATCGAGGCCGCAGGCGGCGTGGCCAAGGAGTTCAACACCATTGCCGTGGACGACGGCATTGCCATGGGCCACGACGGCATGCTGTACTCGCTACCCAGCCGCGACATCATTGCCGACTCGGTCGAGTACATGGTCAATGCCCACTGCGCCGACGCCATGGTGTGCATCTCCAATTGCGACAAGATCACCCCCGGCATGCTCATGGCCGCCATGCGCGTCAATATTCCCGTGGTGTTCGTGTCGGGCGGCCCCATGGAGGCGGGCAAGGTCCAGCTGGCCACGCCAGGCACGCACTCCCTGACGTTCAAAAAACTCGACCTGATCGACGCCATGGTGATGGCGGCTGATGACACAGCGTCCGACGCCGACGTGGCTGAGGTGGAGCGCAGCGCCTGCCCCACCTGCGGCTCCTGCTCGGGCATGTTCACCGCCAACTCCATGAACTGCCTGACCGAGGCCCTGGGCCTCTCGCTGCCCGGCAACGGCACCACGCTGGCGACGCACTCCGACCGTGAACAGCTGTTCAAGCGCGCCGGGCGCTTGGTGGTGGACCTGTGCAAACGTTACTACGAGCAAGAGGACAGCAGCATCCTGCCGCGCTCCATGGGCTTCAAGGCATTTGAGAACGCCATGACGCTGGACATTGCCATGGGCGGCTCGACCAACACCATCCTGCACATTTTGGCGATTGCGCAAGAGGCCGAGATCGACTTCACCATGGCCGACATTGACCGCCTCTCGCGCGTTGTGCCGCAGCTGTGCAAAGTGGCGCCCAATACCGACAAGTACCACATTGAAGACGTGCACCGCGCTGGAGGCATCATGGCCATCCTGGGTGAGCTCGACCGCGCAGGCAAGCTGCACACCGATACACCCACGGTGTACGCAAAGACCCTGAAGGATGCGCTGGACGAGTGGGATATTGCCCGCAACCCGTCGGATGCCGTCAAAACCTTCTATATGGCTGGCCCGGGTGGCATCCCTACCCAGACGGCCTTCAGCCAGAGCACCCGCTGGCCCAGCCTGGACCTGGACCGCGCCCAGGGGTGCATTCGCTCCGGCGAGCATGCTTTTTCGCAAGAGGGTGGCCTGGCCGTGCTGGTGGGCAACATTGCGCTCAAGGGGTGCGTGGTTAAAACGGCAGGTGTGGATGACGCACTGATGGTGTTTGAAGGCCCGGCCCACGTGACCGAATCGCAAGACGAAGCGGTGGCCAATATTCTGGACGACAAGGTCAAGGCGGGCGACATCGTGATCGTGCGCTACGAAGGCCCCAAAGGCGGCCCCGGCATGCAAGAGATGCTCTACCCCACCAGCTACATCAAGTCCAAAGGCCTGGGCAAAGCCTGTGCACTGCTGACCGACGGGCGCTTCTCCGGCGGAACCTCGGGTCTGTCCATTGGCCATGCCTCACCCGAGGCCGCAGCCGGTGGTGCGATTGGCCTGGTGCGCAATGGTGACCGCATCCGCATCGATATCCCGAACCGCAGCATCAACGTGCTGGTGTCCGATGAAGAACTGGCCAAACGCCGCGCCGAACAGGATGCCAAGGGCTGGAAGCCTGCCCAGCCGCGCCCGCGCAAGGTGTCGGCTGCACTCAAGGCCTATGCCAAGCTGGTGATGTCGGCAGACAAGGGCGCGGTGCGCGACTTGTCGCTGCTGGACGACTGA
- a CDS encoding TIGR04438 family Trp-rich protein, with product MYMLGLGIILALLKYLEIGPVAAWSWWWVLTPFGLTFLWWAWADSTGYTKRKAMEKMDQRKQDRIDKHKEALGMRPRKPR from the coding sequence ATGTACATGCTTGGCTTGGGAATCATTCTGGCACTTCTCAAATACCTTGAAATCGGCCCTGTTGCCGCATGGTCTTGGTGGTGGGTGCTGACACCGTTTGGCCTGACATTTTTGTGGTGGGCCTGGGCCGACAGCACCGGCTATACCAAGCGCAAAGCGATGGAAAAAATGGACCAACGCAAGCAGGACCGTATCGACAAGCACAAGGAAGCGCTGGGCATGCGCCCGCGCAAGCCGCGCTAA
- the bfr gene encoding bacterioferritin: MQGHPEVIAYFKELLRGELAARDQYFIHSRIYEDLGLTRLFARMDHEMQEETQHADALLRRILFLGGTPDMRPREFAFGRTVPEMLQKDLALEYEVRAALQKGMALCESVADYVGRDLLLAQLRDTEEDHAYWLEKQLGLIEKIGLENYLQSQTGASS; the protein is encoded by the coding sequence ATGCAAGGCCACCCCGAAGTCATCGCTTATTTCAAGGAACTGCTGCGCGGTGAGTTGGCAGCGCGCGACCAGTACTTCATCCACTCACGCATCTATGAAGACCTGGGCCTTACCCGCCTGTTTGCCCGCATGGACCACGAGATGCAGGAAGAAACGCAGCACGCCGATGCCCTGCTGCGCCGCATCCTGTTCCTGGGCGGTACGCCCGACATGCGGCCCAGAGAGTTTGCTTTTGGCCGTACCGTGCCCGAAATGCTGCAAAAAGACCTGGCACTGGAGTACGAGGTGCGCGCAGCCCTGCAAAAAGGCATGGCGCTGTGCGAGAGCGTGGCCGACTACGTGGGCCGCGACTTGCTGCTGGCCCAATTGCGCGACACCGAGGAAGACCATGCCTACTGGCTGGAAAAGCAACTGGGCCTGATCGAGAAGATCGGTCTGGAGAACTACCTTCAGAGCCAGACCGGAGCATCGTCCTGA